Proteins from a genomic interval of Plasmodium berghei ANKA genome assembly, chromosome: 6:
- a CDS encoding cytidine deaminase, putative encodes MDTKIIGLEQVYPDEYTREVVLISMYCFEIKKDIAKDCLNIVKNYINSQLYNNYNHLKRCKKTKDHVEILLGLSKDLPENILKELKKVNNGEDIKIKKINVSKYEPLNKKQYSEWSSYWPTYYRRPTDESSNNLTKQQIENHIKFLNISINIGNKFGTCQSGCVLTFNDKIIACSGDNIKNHPLHHSVMLAIEDVAFKLRNIWRFKKNKKMKNCENNDDENNIVSNLNFNQVPSHKNYNYPDNLFDKKKKKNTHQNSDNNEISSLNIDRTKTKEENNSTDDKKMDENVLENCINSNIVISSDQYLCTNYYAYLTHEPCFMCAMAMVHSRVKCVIFDKVNKQNGALFSREKLHCLKNLNHHFKVYKTVREKC; translated from the coding sequence ATGGACACAAAAATAATCGGTTTGGAACAAGTGTATCCTGATGAATACACGCGAGAAGTCGTTTTAATATCTATGTATTgttttgaaataaaaaaagatatagCAAAAGATTGCTTAAATATTGTGAAGAATTACATCAATAGTCAactttataataattataaccATTTAAAACGatgtaaaaaaacaaaagatCATGTAGAAATACTTCTTGGTCTTTCTAAAGACCTTcctgaaaatatattaaaggaattaaaaaaagtaaataacGGAGaagatattaaaataaaaaaaataaatgtatcaaaatatgaaccattaaataaaaaacaatattcaGAATGGTCATCATATTGGCCCACCTATTATAGACGACCTACAGATGAAtcatcaaataatttaactAAACAACAAATAGaaaatcatataaaatttttaaatatttcaataaatatagGTAATAAATTTGGAACATGCCAAAGTGGTTGTGTGCTAACatttaatgataaaattattgCATGTTCAGGTgataacataaaaaatcatCCATTGCACCATTCGGTTATGCTAGCTATAGAAGATGTAGCATTTAAGTTACGGAATATATGgagatttaaaaaaaataaaaaaatgaaaaattgtgaaaataatgatgatgaGAATAATATTGTATCCAATTTAAATTTCAATCAAGTGCCTtcacataaaaattataactaTCCCGacaatttatttgataaaaaaaaaaaaaaaaatactcaCCAAAATTctgataataatgaaatttcttcattaaatatagatagaacaaaaacaaaagaggaaaataatagtacagatgataaaaaaatggatgAAAATGTGTTGgaaaattgtataaatagtaatattGTAATAAGTTCAGATCAATATCTTTgtacaaattattatgcatatttaaCCCATGAGCCTTGTTTTATGTGTGCAATGGCTATGGTACATTCACGAGTTAAATGTGTTATATTTGACAAAgttaataaacaaaatggaGCTTTATTTAGTAGGGAAAAATTACATTGTTTAAAGAATCTTAATCACCATTTTAAAGTATATAAAACGGTTAGGgaaaaatgttaa